Proteins found in one Anopheles aquasalis chromosome 3, idAnoAquaMG_Q_19, whole genome shotgun sequence genomic segment:
- the LOC126576443 gene encoding ecto-NOX disulfide-thiol exchanger 2, with protein sequence MSFSYNPLAPGGLHPMHPLLSGGGGAFLAAQQLGASNVAAANAALLAGINNKPLEFKMKPVQNGSGAAPMDLESLNEHHEVAKESSNAAVAAAAATVASMARDKAREESINKKVLEELHKHQSQLQQHVAAANNGELVFNQLMSQQPPHHHGFMMMPGMMNMVDGSSLIGMQTFPMMATHPTHDLSAQNTNTNVPATAAVAAAAAAAAAATAAAAASSNSAPTSTAASDKNSGTKEIIYCKSCTLFPPNPNAPPPKTIERPPGCRTVFVGGLPNGMTEEVMREIFERCGEITTLRLSKKNFCHIRYVYETSVDSAIYLSGYRVKIGSNFTFPTGSEPKEAPIFGVLHVDYAQARDDQYEYECRQRKLQREKRHRERMEDDRYRSLSPQPVVHYTEHEATSVAERLKSDESFAKAVQTLVAWLERGDCSKKNANTFYSMIQSTNSHVRRLLNEKSTFDEELKRAREQYRRQTKGMLAQFSQIEKVFNAASHKKVWDHFTKAQRKNIDAWKKQSLDIKCVQLDDFPDEDGMDMSDDDRSVSSLPYKRSRWEHDAKDHTNETDRASDAVDCSATDNELKMKIMHIEVLQETIRNLQTQLLENKAKEVERQNRICELEGELKDANVRQLLLKTKIATSKVVAASSTASVSSSKPEDDSDCEETPIIAVATAEPRAEELLVAGSGAMVTAIETETATTSNREAKMVALASAFLIIHPQGVSFDQVWTYVGRYVTEMKPKELDDIFARYQELFERGDPQTNTASGCEEGRESTVNKHGGSWIRFIGHKTGAH encoded by the exons ATGTCGTTCTCCTACAATCCGCTCGCCCCGGGCGGGCTACACCCGATGC ATCCCCTGCtttccggcggtggtggtgcttttcTGGCTGCCCAGCAGCTCGGTGCATCGAACGTGGCCGCAGCGAATGCGGCACTGCTGGCCggaataaataataaaccaCTTGAGTTTAAGATGAAACCCGTCCAGAATGGGTCGGGTGCGGCCCCGATGGATCTGGAATCGCTCAACGAGCATCACGAGGTGGCGAAAGAGAGCAGCAATGCGGCCGTCGCGGCCGCCGCAGCAACGGTTGCCTCGATGGCTCGCGACAAGGCACGTGAAGAAAGCATTAACAAGAAAGTGCTAGAAGAGCTGCACAAGCATCAaagccagctgcagcagcacgtggCTGCCGCCAACAATGGGGAGCTGGTGTTCAATCAACTGATgtcgcagcaaccaccacatcACCATGGTTTCATGATGATGCCGGGCATGATGAACATGGTCGACGGTTCGTCGCTAATCGGTATGCAGACGTTCCCCATGATGGCCACACATCCGACACACGACCTTTCCGCACAGAATACCAACACAAATGTGCCCgcaacagcggcagtggctgctgcagcagcggcggccgcagcagcaactgctgctgccgctgcttcttctAATTCTGCTCCAACCAGTACCGCCGCGTCTGATAAGAACTCTGGCACAAAAGAGATCATCTACTGCAAAAGCTGCACACTCTTCCCACCCAACCCGaacgcaccgccaccgaaaaccATCGAACGGCCACCCGGTTGCAGGACAGTGTTCGTCGGCGGATTACCGAACGGTATGACCGAGGAAGTGATGCGCGAGATCTTTGAGCGGTGCGGTGAAATCACGACGCTCCGGTTgtcgaagaaaaacttttgCCACATCCGGTACGTCTACGAGACGTCGGTTGATTCGGCCATCTATCTGTCCGGGTATCGCGTAAAGATCGGTAGCAACTTTACCTTTCCGACCGGTTCGGAACCGAAGGAAGCGCCGATTTTCGGTGTGCTGCACGTGGATTACGCGCAAGCTCGTGACGATCAGTATGAGTACGAGTGCCGGCAGCGGAAGCTGCAGCGGGAGAAGCGACACCGGGAACGGATGGAGGATGATCGATACCGTTCGCTGTCACCGCAACCTGTCGTGCATTATACCGAACATGAGGCCACCTCCGTAGCGGAACGGTTGAAGAGCGATGAATCGTTCGCCAAAGCCGTCCAAACGTTGGTCGCTTGGCTCGAGCGGGGTGACTGCAGCaagaaaaacgcaaacacCTTCTACTCGATGATCCAGAGCACGAACTCGCACGTACGCCGGCTGCTGAACGAGAAGAGCACATTCGATGAGGAACTAAAGCGAGCCCGTGAGCAGTACCGGCGCCAGACGAAAGGGATGCTCGCACAGT TCAGTCAGATTGAAAAAGTGTTCAATGCGGCCAGTCACAAGAAGGTTTGGGATCATTTTACTAAAgcccaaagaaaaaacatcGATGCGTGGAAGAAGCAGTCACTG GACATCAAGTGTGTCCAGCTGGATGATTTCCCCGACGAAGACGGAATGGACATgtccgatgatgatcgttcggtGTCGTCGCTTCCGTACAAAAGGTCCCGATGGGAGCACGATGCGAAG GATCACACCAACGAAACTGACCGTGCTAGCGATGCTGTCGATTGTTCAGCCACCGACAATGAGCTAAAGATGAAGATCATGCACATTGAGGTGCTCCAGGAAACGATTCGCAATCTACAAACGCAGCTGCTAGAGAACAAGGCCAAAGAAGTGGAGCGCCAGAATCGCATCTGTGAACTAGAGGGCGAGCTGAAGGATGCGAACGTtaggcagctgctgctgaaaacgAAAATTGCCACCTCGAAGGTAGTGGCAGCGTCCAGCACGGCCAGTGTCTCCTCCAGCAAACCGGAAGATGATTCCGATTGTGAGGAAACCCCAATCATAGCCGTTGCGACGGCGGAACCTCGTGCGGAAGAGTTACTTGTGGCCGGATCCGGTGCAATGGTTACGGCCATCGAGACGGAAACGGCCACAACTAGCAACAGGGAAGCTAAAATGGTTGCACTTGCCTCAGCCTTCCTCATCATTCATCCGCAAGGGGTATCGTTCGATCAGGTTTGGACGTACGTGGGACGCTACGTGACCGAGATGAAACCAAAGGAACTGGACGATATATTTGCTCGTTACCAAGAGCTTTTCGAGCGTGGCGATCCACAGACAAACACCGCCAGTGGATGCGAGGAGGGTAGGGAAAGCACTGTCAACAAGCACGGTGGCTCGTGGATTCGATTCATCGGTCACAAGACTGGTGCCCACTGA